The Cinclus cinclus chromosome 5, bCinCin1.1, whole genome shotgun sequence genome segment TAGTGCCTGGAGCAGGCCAGGTCAGTGGAGTCTCTGGGAAAGGAGGCACCAGTGCAGGATATAGCATCTGGACAATTTGCAGAAATACAATACAACTCTGACTTTCTGTATCCAATCAGGGAGCTGGAAGACAGTAAACAGGTCTGTTACTCTGACAAAAAAATACACGTAACATTTTCACCTGATGATGAGGAAATAACATTATGACCTTTACTTAAAATTGAAATGCAGGTGATTAATAGGATCACCAAACTGCTACCAAAACGGTGCCATATATGGTGACCAAGATATCAAAGTTCCAGGAAAAGTCTAGCAGACTTACATGGGATGGAAACATACAGGGCGATCCCCATGACAGAGAATTAGGAAAAGATGATTCTTTATCTCCTTCAACTCCCCCTGAATCTACTAGACCTCAGGGTGGAGAGGGAAATCGCTGCACACAAATAATTATCCTGTTTGATCCAATTCAGGTGGCTGATTTTCAAGGGAATTTTGGCCATAAACCAGGTGATATTCAAATCCAGCCACTGGAACCCTATCAGTGCATACACAGTAATGGCCCAAACATTTGGATTCACGTTGATTCTCATTAACAATAAATTGCTAACACCATTGAAACACTCCAGGATAATCTCTCTTCGGCTCTTGGTTGTATTCAAGCCACTTGTGGGTGCATTATGTGACAGCTGCTATTCACATGGGAAGGTGAAGATGGTGCTCCCTTCCCTGAAAGCTTGGGATGCCACAGTGGCCTCCAATGCTCCCACACCTCCAGAGCACAGTGAAATCCCCCAGCACAGTCAGAGACCCATCATGGCTGAAGCCCAATGCCCAGTGCCGCTCCTCAGGAGCTTCAGCTTCACTGGTGCAGTTACAAGGGAAAGCACTTTGGGATCTGGCCCCGTGACAGCCCCTCTGCACAGCCTGTTCTCAACACACTGGTGAAGAGCTATGCACGCCAGTTCCAGCCCCCCTGGATTTCCCAGAACCCAGAAAATGCTACAGTAGGATGCTGCTCCCCACTACACCTTGCAGAGCTGGGTAAGTGGGTGCCAGTTCCTGCCACCTCCCAGGGTGGTCCTctggccccaggcagcaccatcTAGGGACAACcaccctgctgtgccaggcacaTGGCTAcatcctgccccactgcctgtTTATTTAATCCCCCACGCAGAGACTCCAATGCTCCATGGCTAGATGTACATCCCTGGTTGCCCCATCTACCCTGACAAGGTCCCATCCCAGAGCCATGTCTCCCCTGCCAGAGACCCCCTGCCTGCCCcacagtgcccagctggggtAACCACAACCCAGGGTCCCTCTTTTAGCATCCATTCATGGCCACATGCAGCCTCCACTCGCTGTCATGTGCACACAGAATGGTGCAGGAATGCAGTGTAGGAAAACAGTGTGGGAAAACAGTGTGGGAAGTTGGCActgtcccagctccaggtggaTTTATGAGGATAGTTATTAGCTCTCCCATGATGGTGTTGGGGGATAAATGGATTAAAACCCTGCTCTTAGCTGGCTTGTTGCTCTTTATTCCTGAACTGTATTTCTCATCCATCCCACTGGGGCTTGGTGATCATCTCTTATCCCTCTCTTGTCTGTCATCCCACAAAAATATCTGGATGGTAGGCAGGAATGTCATCTCTAGCTCAGCGGCATGCTTTGATACCCATATCTCGGTCCATTGCCTGGAGGAAACATTCATTAAGAAAAAGCATCTGTCCATGGGGTAGGAGACGGTCCAGGAGGCCATCAGCAGCGTCAGGACGGAGCAGGACATCAGCGCCGGGTCCAAGAAGACGAAGGGAGAAGAGCAGGCGGGGAGCCAGCCGCCGCAGGGTGATCTCAGCCAAGGATAGATTCTCTTGGGGTTCACAAACCAAGGCGAAGGCAAGGGCCAGCACTGATAACCAGACTACTGTCACTCGCTCAGGGAATGGGTCTCCAGGGGGCATCTGGAAAAGACCCCCTGGAGCATCTTGGAGTGACATTGGCTCATCGGGTAGCTGAGGAAGTTGTGGGGAGGGTAGGCGGCCCAAGGATGACTGAAGCAGTTGACACTGGGAGACCACTTGCCTGGAAAAGGGGGACCCTCGTGTTAAGAACCTCCACCTCATCCTGGGACAGTGTCTCCTCTATTGGGGGAACAGGGTCCCAGGGGTCCTGCTGAGCCCAGCATCCCCAGAAAAGGCGGATCCCATGAATAGGGGGGCATGGTCCTT includes the following:
- the AP5S1 gene encoding AP-5 complex subunit sigma-1; this encodes MVRAFVLLAPGGPAGHAPCRVLYARTFGTLPGTASGGPRQRLRRKEQLLVVARQVVSQCQLLQSSLGRLPSPQLPQLPDEPMSLQDAPGGLFQMPPGDPFPERVTVVWLSVLALAFALVCEPQENLSLAEITLRRLAPRLLFSLRLLGPGADVLLRPDAADGLLDRLLPHGQMLFLNECFLQAMDRDMGIKACR